In the genome of Myroides phaeus, one region contains:
- a CDS encoding F0F1 ATP synthase subunit epsilon produces MKLEIVSPEATLFTGEVTSVSVPGAKGEFQMLNNHAPIVSILTKGNVKFTGQNISIAPAFSSKFQQVSKDTYHLPINLGTLELSDNKIIILAN; encoded by the coding sequence ATGAAATTAGAAATTGTATCACCTGAGGCAACTTTATTCACTGGAGAAGTTACTTCTGTATCTGTTCCAGGAGCAAAAGGAGAGTTTCAAATGTTAAACAATCACGCTCCTATTGTTTCGATTCTAACAAAAGGAAACGTAAAGTTTACAGGGCAAAACATTTCTATTGCACCAGCTTTTAGCTCGAAATTTCAACAAGTAAGTAAAGATACTTATCATTTACCTATCAACCTTGGAACGTTAGAGTTGAGCGATAATAAGATTATTATCTTAGCAAACTAA
- the atpD gene encoding F0F1 ATP synthase subunit beta → MSKVTGKVAQVIGPVVDVIFNSENAELPRIYDSLEITKPDGSKLVLEVQSHIGEDTVRTISMDSTDGLSRGYEVVSTGSPIQVPIGKDVFGRLFNVVGDAIDGLGNLPKEGNSGLPIHRAAPKFEDLSTSTEVLFTGIKVIDLIEPYSKGGKIGLFGGAGVGKTVLIQELINNIAKGHGGLSVFAGVGERTREGNDLLREMLESGIIKYGDDFMHSMENGGWDLSKVDRPGMKDSKATFVFGQMNEPPGARARVALSGLTIAEFFRDGAGDDQGKDVLFFVDNIFRFTQAGSEVSALLGRMPSAVGYQPTLATEMGAMQERITSTKKGSITSVQAVYVPADDLTDPAPATTFAHLDATTVLSRKIAELGIYPAVDPLESSSRILTPEILGKEHYACAQSVKEILQKYKQLQDIIAILGMEELSEEDKLAVHRARRVQRFLSQPFHVAEQFTGIPGVLVDIKDTIRGFNMIINGELDRFPEAAFNLKGSIDEAIEAGEKMLAEL, encoded by the coding sequence ATGTCTAAAGTTACAGGAAAAGTTGCGCAAGTTATCGGACCAGTAGTTGACGTGATATTCAACTCTGAAAACGCCGAACTTCCAAGAATTTATGATTCATTAGAAATCACAAAACCAGATGGTTCTAAATTAGTACTTGAGGTACAATCACACATTGGAGAAGATACAGTAAGAACAATTTCAATGGACTCTACAGACGGTTTAAGTAGAGGTTATGAAGTAGTTTCTACAGGTTCACCAATCCAAGTTCCAATTGGAAAAGATGTATTCGGTAGATTGTTTAATGTAGTAGGAGACGCTATTGATGGTCTTGGAAACCTTCCTAAAGAAGGAAATAGTGGTTTACCTATTCACCGTGCTGCTCCGAAATTTGAAGATTTATCAACTTCAACTGAAGTATTATTCACAGGAATTAAAGTAATCGACTTAATTGAACCTTACTCAAAAGGGGGTAAAATTGGATTATTTGGAGGTGCTGGAGTAGGAAAAACAGTATTGATTCAAGAATTAATTAACAACATCGCAAAAGGACACGGAGGTTTATCTGTATTCGCAGGTGTTGGAGAACGTACACGTGAGGGGAATGACTTATTACGTGAGATGTTAGAGTCTGGTATTATTAAATACGGAGATGATTTCATGCACTCTATGGAAAATGGAGGATGGGATTTATCTAAAGTAGATAGACCAGGAATGAAAGATTCAAAAGCTACGTTCGTATTCGGACAGATGAATGAGCCACCAGGAGCACGTGCACGTGTTGCTTTATCAGGTTTAACTATCGCTGAATTCTTCCGTGATGGAGCTGGAGATGACCAAGGAAAAGACGTACTTTTCTTCGTAGATAACATTTTCCGTTTTACTCAAGCTGGTTCTGAGGTATCTGCATTATTAGGGCGTATGCCTTCTGCAGTAGGTTACCAACCAACTTTAGCAACAGAAATGGGTGCGATGCAAGAGCGTATTACATCAACTAAAAAAGGATCGATTACATCAGTACAAGCGGTATATGTACCTGCGGATGACTTAACTGACCCGGCACCAGCGACAACTTTCGCTCACTTGGATGCTACAACAGTATTGTCACGTAAAATTGCTGAGTTAGGTATTTACCCTGCAGTAGACCCATTAGAGTCTTCTTCTCGTATTTTAACTCCAGAAATTTTAGGAAAAGAGCATTATGCTTGTGCGCAAAGTGTGAAAGAAATCCTTCAAAAATACAAACAATTACAAGATATTATCGCGATCTTAGGTATGGAAGAGTTATCTGAAGAAGATAAATTAGCTGTACATAGAGCTCGTCGTGTTCAACGTTTCTTGTCTCAACCATTCCACGTAGCAGAACAGTTTACTGGTATCCCTGGAGTTTTAGTAGACATTAAAGATACTATCAGAGGATTTAATATGATTATCAATGGTGAATTAGACCGTTTCCCAGAAGCTGCTTTCAACTTAAAAGGTTCAATTGATGAAGCAATTGAGGCTGGAGAGAAAATGCTTGCTGAATTATAG
- the glmS gene encoding glutamine--fructose-6-phosphate transaminase (isomerizing): MCGIVGYIGHRDAYPVIIKGLTRLEYRGYDSAGLATFDGEKINLCKTKGKVADLEEKSDDAVKKGTVGIGHTRWATHGVPNDVNSHPHFSNSGELVIIHNGIIENYDSLKQELIKRGYTFKSETDTEVLINLIEDVQKTQKVKLGKAVQIALNQVVGAYAIAVMDIKKPNEIIAARLGSPLAIGIGENEYFITSDASPFIEYTNNAIYLEDEEMAIIRLHKPLRIRKIKDDSLVTHYVQELQLNLEQIEKNGYEHFMLKEIYEQPEVIKDTFRGRLLADQGLIRMAGIEDNIDKFLNAKRIIIAACGTSWHAALVAEYVIEEFARIPVEVEYASEFRYRNPIIDSSDVLIAISQSGETADTLAAIKLAKEKGAFVFGVCNVVGSSIARETHAGAYTHAGPEIGVASTKAFTTQITVLTLIALRLAKAKGTLANSEYLKYLHELSIIPERVEEALTQNDEILKISEVYKDATNCLYLGRGYNYPVALEGALKLKEISYIHAEGYPAAEMKHGPIALIDEHMPVIVIAPNQNHYDKVVSNIQEIKARNGKIIAVVTKGDKQVRELADHVIEVPGISEALTPILTTIPLQLLSYHIAVLRECNVDQPRNLAKSVTVE, from the coding sequence ATGTGTGGAATTGTTGGATACATAGGACATCGCGACGCATACCCTGTGATAATTAAAGGGTTAACAAGACTTGAGTACAGAGGATATGATTCTGCTGGACTTGCGACATTTGATGGAGAGAAAATAAACCTTTGCAAGACAAAAGGGAAGGTTGCCGACTTAGAGGAAAAGAGTGATGATGCAGTAAAAAAAGGAACTGTTGGTATAGGTCATACAAGATGGGCTACACACGGTGTTCCAAATGATGTGAATTCTCACCCACACTTTTCTAATTCAGGAGAATTAGTTATCATCCACAATGGAATTATTGAGAATTATGATTCTCTAAAACAAGAATTAATTAAAAGAGGATATACTTTTAAATCAGAAACTGATACAGAAGTATTGATTAACTTAATTGAGGACGTTCAAAAAACACAAAAAGTAAAATTAGGAAAAGCTGTTCAGATTGCATTAAACCAAGTAGTAGGTGCATATGCAATTGCAGTAATGGATATTAAGAAACCAAATGAAATTATTGCAGCTCGTTTAGGGAGCCCATTAGCAATTGGAATTGGTGAAAATGAATACTTCATTACTTCTGATGCTTCTCCATTTATAGAGTATACTAATAATGCTATTTATTTAGAAGATGAAGAAATGGCAATTATTAGATTACATAAACCTTTGCGTATTCGTAAAATTAAAGATGATTCATTGGTTACTCATTATGTTCAAGAGTTACAATTAAACTTAGAGCAAATTGAGAAAAATGGCTATGAGCACTTTATGTTGAAAGAAATTTACGAGCAACCAGAAGTAATTAAAGATACTTTTAGAGGTCGTTTATTAGCAGATCAAGGTTTAATTAGAATGGCAGGTATTGAAGACAATATCGATAAGTTCTTAAATGCAAAAAGAATCATTATTGCAGCTTGTGGTACATCGTGGCACGCTGCCTTAGTTGCAGAATATGTAATAGAGGAATTTGCAAGAATACCAGTAGAAGTAGAGTATGCATCTGAGTTTAGATATAGAAACCCAATTATAGATTCATCAGATGTATTAATTGCAATCTCTCAATCAGGAGAAACTGCAGATACGTTAGCAGCTATTAAATTAGCAAAAGAAAAGGGAGCATTCGTATTTGGTGTTTGTAATGTAGTTGGGTCTTCAATTGCAAGAGAGACACACGCCGGAGCATATACACACGCCGGACCAGAAATTGGAGTAGCTTCAACAAAAGCATTTACAACTCAAATTACAGTACTTACTTTGATTGCTCTAAGATTAGCTAAAGCGAAAGGTACGCTTGCGAATTCAGAGTATTTAAAATACTTACACGAGTTATCTATTATTCCAGAAAGAGTAGAAGAGGCGTTAACGCAAAATGACGAGATTTTAAAAATTTCGGAAGTTTATAAAGACGCTACAAACTGTTTATACTTAGGTAGAGGATATAACTACCCAGTTGCTTTGGAAGGAGCTCTAAAACTAAAAGAAATCTCTTACATCCATGCAGAAGGATATCCGGCTGCAGAGATGAAACACGGACCAATTGCCTTAATTGATGAGCATATGCCAGTTATTGTAATTGCTCCAAATCAAAATCACTATGACAAAGTGGTGAGTAATATTCAAGAGATTAAAGCAAGAAATGGAAAAATTATTGCTGTAGTAACAAAAGGAGATAAACAAGTTAGAGAATTAGCTGACCACGTTATTGAGGTTCCAGGTATTTCTGAAGCTTTGACTCCAATTTTAACGACAATTCCATTACAATTACTTTCATATCACATTGCAGTGTTGAGAGAGTGTAATGTCGATCAACCAAGAAACTTAGCTAAGTCAGTAACGGTTGAATAA
- a CDS encoding DUF4270 domain-containing protein: MNHKKIIKGLFLTLGIVTLQACESDFTEAGSNIVGDGKFDIVSYTVKDIKAYNQSYGAADGSRLNETSFGYLKNGLFGESSNNLVVQVLDNGNTFAFINDNPIVDSVYVYLPYFSQFDKVENDVNKYKLKNIYGDGTFNLEVYQNGYYLNNEDIIAGGSLKFYSNTLGLFESQKVSSKPLNNSADATQNKQFTFSNRDKTIYRTDSKGEVIRDEANGKPLVKERLAPGMWLDLDKAYFQEFIEKNKTQLGNSSSFNNLFRGLLFKANGNGSNGMAGLVDITKGKLVIILRDDKKETTTKETTEKQRKEITLTFAPNGNTSTKFNVNLYNNSNDEEYKAKVASANPETGDEFLYLRGGEGSVAIIDLLRSNDFEELKRLKEEKVLINEAYLTIFVDRNQMNGLPNPERLFLYDYDNAIPLSDFTSDNMTTAQSIKSGYNGIFVKEDTENNKEGNYYKFKITDHVRGVIKNETNASPKLALTVANNFANAGYSMQSLETPIDNTPKTTLTIPSLSLSCPLGTVLHGPKTTDSDKKMKLEIFYTKVKK; this comes from the coding sequence ATGAACCATAAAAAAATCATTAAAGGATTATTCCTTACTTTAGGTATTGTAACATTACAAGCTTGTGAAAGCGATTTTACGGAAGCTGGAAGTAATATTGTCGGCGATGGAAAATTTGATATCGTTTCTTATACTGTAAAAGATATTAAAGCATACAACCAATCATATGGAGCGGCTGATGGATCTCGATTAAACGAAACATCATTTGGATACTTAAAGAATGGTTTGTTTGGGGAGTCAAGTAATAATCTTGTTGTACAGGTACTTGATAATGGAAATACTTTTGCATTTATCAATGACAATCCAATTGTCGATTCTGTTTATGTTTACTTGCCTTATTTTTCTCAATTTGATAAAGTTGAGAATGATGTGAATAAGTATAAACTTAAAAACATCTATGGTGATGGAACTTTTAATTTAGAGGTTTATCAAAATGGATATTATCTAAATAATGAAGACATTATAGCAGGAGGATCATTAAAGTTTTATTCAAACACATTAGGGCTTTTTGAATCTCAAAAAGTGAGCTCTAAACCGTTGAATAATTCTGCTGACGCTACTCAAAATAAACAATTTACATTTAGTAATAGAGATAAAACTATCTATAGAACTGATAGTAAAGGAGAAGTTATTAGAGACGAAGCAAATGGGAAGCCACTTGTGAAAGAGCGTTTAGCCCCTGGTATGTGGTTAGATTTAGATAAAGCTTATTTTCAAGAATTTATAGAAAAGAATAAAACACAATTAGGTAATTCAAGTTCTTTTAATAATTTATTTAGAGGTCTTTTGTTTAAAGCAAACGGAAATGGTTCTAATGGAATGGCAGGACTTGTAGATATTACTAAAGGGAAATTAGTTATTATTCTTCGTGACGATAAAAAAGAAACTACTACGAAAGAAACAACTGAAAAACAGCGTAAAGAAATTACTTTAACATTTGCTCCAAACGGAAATACAAGTACTAAGTTTAATGTAAACTTGTACAATAATTCAAATGACGAGGAGTATAAAGCTAAAGTAGCATCGGCGAATCCAGAAACAGGAGATGAATTCTTGTATCTAAGAGGAGGAGAAGGTAGTGTTGCTATTATAGATTTGTTGCGTAGCAATGATTTTGAAGAGTTGAAGCGTTTGAAAGAAGAGAAAGTACTTATTAATGAGGCTTATTTAACAATATTTGTAGATCGTAATCAAATGAATGGACTTCCAAATCCGGAGCGTTTATTCTTATACGATTATGATAATGCAATACCATTATCTGATTTTACAAGTGATAATATGACTACTGCTCAGAGTATTAAATCTGGGTACAATGGAATATTTGTAAAAGAAGATACAGAAAACAATAAAGAAGGTAATTACTATAAGTTTAAAATTACTGATCACGTAAGAGGAGTAATTAAAAATGAAACTAATGCCAGTCCAAAGTTAGCATTAACTGTTGCAAATAATTTTGCAAATGCTGGATATAGTATGCAATCATTAGAAACACCAATCGACAATACACCTAAAACAACACTTACTATCCCTTCGTTATCATTAAGTTGTCCACTTGGAACAGTGTTACACGGGCCAAAAACAACTGATAGCGATAAAAAAATGAAATTAGAAATTTTTTATACTAAAGTTAAAAAGTAA
- a CDS encoding glycogen/starch synthase yields the protein MKEKRILYVSSEVVPYLAENEVSSMSYDAPKMINDQGGQIRIFMPRYGSINERRHQLHEVIRLSGMNLVVNDMDMPLIIKVASIPKERIQVYFIDNDEYFKRKSTFTDEDGNLFVDNDERAIFFTKGVIETIKKLNWVPDVIHVQGWMASLLPTYLKHYYKDEAIFSDTKVVTSIFKEGFSGVLSDNMKEKVAFDELPEEILEDFSTPTYENIMINAIKNSDGVIIASEEVSSNLTKFIESSEKPFLPFVPKDEFAKAYTEFYQKFL from the coding sequence ATGAAAGAAAAGAGGATATTATATGTATCATCAGAGGTAGTGCCATATTTAGCAGAAAATGAAGTTTCTTCTATGTCATATGATGCACCTAAAATGATAAATGACCAAGGAGGCCAGATAAGAATTTTTATGCCAAGATACGGTAGCATAAATGAAAGAAGACATCAATTGCATGAAGTTATTAGATTATCAGGAATGAATCTTGTGGTTAATGATATGGACATGCCGTTGATTATTAAAGTCGCTTCAATTCCGAAAGAAAGAATTCAGGTTTACTTTATCGATAATGATGAATATTTTAAAAGAAAATCAACTTTCACAGACGAAGATGGAAACTTATTCGTTGATAATGATGAGAGAGCAATTTTCTTTACAAAAGGAGTTATCGAAACAATTAAAAAATTAAATTGGGTCCCTGACGTAATTCACGTTCAAGGATGGATGGCTTCATTATTGCCAACGTATTTAAAACACTATTATAAAGATGAGGCTATCTTTTCTGATACGAAAGTAGTTACTTCTATTTTTAAAGAAGGCTTTAGTGGCGTTTTAAGTGACAATATGAAAGAAAAAGTTGCATTTGATGAACTTCCTGAAGAAATTTTGGAAGATTTCTCAACTCCAACTTATGAGAACATTATGATTAATGCTATCAAAAACTCTGATGGAGTGATAATTGCATCAGAGGAAGTAAGTTCAAATTTAACAAAATTTATCGAGTCTTCTGAAAAACCTTTTTTACCTTTCGTTCCGAAAGATGAATTTGCAAAGGCATACACTGAGTTTTATCAAAAGTTTTTGTAG
- the panC gene encoding pantoate--beta-alanine ligase yields MFLFSTKAELQAHLNTFREANKAIGLVPTMGAIHNGHLSLMEQSLNENECTVVSIFVNPTQFNNVEDLEKYPRTLERDVEKVKSLSNQIVIFAPTVDEMYGGNTVAQSFDFDGLEHEMEGAQRPGHFDGVGTIVKKLFELVLPNKAYFGEKDFQQLQIIRKLVEKNNIPVQIVGVPIFRATDGLAMSSRNERVSQEGLQKSTFLYKVLKQANELFKTESVEKVNQFVDTEFKNNSNFELEYFTIAEEDTLKTALNKEAGKNYRGFLVAHIEGVRLIDNLSFN; encoded by the coding sequence ATGTTTCTTTTTAGTACTAAAGCTGAATTACAAGCGCATTTAAATACATTTCGCGAAGCTAATAAAGCAATTGGTCTTGTACCAACAATGGGGGCCATTCACAACGGGCACCTTTCATTAATGGAACAATCATTAAATGAAAATGAATGTACGGTTGTTAGTATTTTTGTGAATCCTACTCAATTCAACAATGTTGAGGATTTAGAAAAATATCCACGTACATTAGAAAGAGATGTGGAGAAAGTGAAGTCTCTTTCTAATCAAATTGTAATATTTGCACCGACAGTAGATGAAATGTATGGTGGAAATACTGTAGCCCAATCATTTGACTTTGATGGACTTGAACACGAAATGGAAGGGGCACAAAGACCTGGACATTTTGATGGTGTCGGAACTATCGTAAAGAAATTGTTTGAATTAGTTCTACCGAATAAAGCTTATTTTGGTGAAAAAGATTTTCAACAATTACAGATTATTCGCAAACTTGTTGAAAAAAACAACATCCCTGTTCAAATCGTGGGAGTGCCAATCTTTAGAGCAACTGACGGATTAGCAATGAGTTCTCGCAACGAAAGAGTCTCTCAAGAGGGATTGCAAAAATCTACTTTCCTTTACAAAGTTTTAAAACAAGCTAATGAACTTTTTAAAACCGAAAGCGTAGAAAAAGTTAACCAATTTGTTGATACTGAATTTAAAAATAATTCTAACTTTGAACTCGAATACTTTACAATTGCAGAAGAAGACACTTTAAAAACAGCTTTGAATAAAGAAGCTGGTAAAAATTATAGAGGTTTCTTAGTTGCTCATATCGAAGGTGTTCGATTAATCGACAATTTATCATTTAACTAA
- the panD gene encoding aspartate 1-decarboxylase: MQVEVVKSKIHRVTVTGADLHYIGSITIDEALLEAANMIEGEKVSIVNINNGERFETYAIPGPRNSGEICLNGPAARKVHKGDIVIIISYGILDFEEAKKFKPSIVFPNEETNSLT; encoded by the coding sequence ATGCAAGTTGAAGTAGTAAAATCTAAAATTCACCGTGTAACCGTAACAGGAGCAGATTTACACTATATTGGAAGTATTACAATTGATGAAGCTCTTTTAGAAGCTGCCAATATGATTGAAGGTGAAAAAGTTTCAATTGTAAATATCAACAACGGTGAACGTTTTGAAACTTACGCAATTCCAGGACCAAGAAATAGTGGAGAAATCTGCTTAAATGGACCTGCCGCACGTAAAGTGCACAAAGGAGATATCGTTATCATTATTTCTTATGGTATTTTAGACTTTGAAGAGGCTAAGAAATTTAAGCCTTCTATTGTTTTCCCTAATGAAGAAACGAACTCTTTAACTTAA
- a CDS encoding YbhN family protein, producing MKQKISKIINILLPLLLGVFLVYYAYNKFTSEQIEEMMMHFKGANYNYIIIASVFSLLSLWARAYRWKYALNFMGYSISTTTNFMAISIGYLMNLTVPRSGEVSRALVLQKYEKVPFDKGFGSIVSERVIDLICLLICVFVALILQYDVLKDFLLRYVPIEKLGIIGLLFLACFAIGIYVFLYVKWKVILFIKKKLKGLIEGVSSIFKMPHRTGFLFHTFLIWGGYIATFYFGMHALEETTPQSLPMVMSAFVAGSFAVSFTNGGFGAFPLVISELLLLFSVSAVAGTAFGWILWTTQTAIVVVFGALSFILLPIYYKKK from the coding sequence TTGAAACAAAAAATAAGTAAAATAATTAATATTCTACTCCCACTTTTGCTGGGAGTTTTTTTGGTTTATTACGCTTATAATAAATTTACATCTGAACAGATTGAAGAGATGATGATGCACTTTAAAGGTGCTAATTACAATTATATCATTATCGCTTCAGTCTTTTCTTTATTGAGCCTTTGGGCTCGTGCTTATCGTTGGAAATATGCCCTAAACTTTATGGGATACTCTATTTCTACAACAACGAATTTTATGGCCATATCTATTGGCTATTTAATGAATCTAACTGTGCCAAGGTCTGGGGAAGTATCGAGAGCGCTGGTTCTTCAGAAATATGAAAAAGTCCCTTTTGACAAAGGTTTTGGAAGTATTGTCTCTGAACGAGTAATTGATCTAATCTGTCTCCTTATTTGTGTTTTTGTAGCGCTTATTTTACAATATGATGTCTTAAAAGATTTCTTATTGCGCTATGTCCCAATTGAAAAACTCGGAATAATTGGTTTACTTTTCTTAGCTTGTTTTGCCATTGGTATCTACGTTTTTCTATATGTTAAATGGAAAGTAATCTTATTTATCAAGAAAAAGCTAAAAGGACTCATCGAGGGGGTTAGTAGCATTTTTAAGATGCCTCATCGCACTGGTTTCCTTTTCCATACTTTCTTAATTTGGGGCGGATATATCGCTACTTTTTACTTTGGAATGCACGCTTTAGAAGAAACTACACCACAATCTTTACCTATGGTGATGTCTGCTTTTGTCGCTGGTAGTTTCGCTGTTTCTTTTACAAATGGTGGGTTTGGAGCTTTTCCGTTAGTCATCTCTGAACTATTGCTTTTATTTAGCGTATCTGCCGTAGCGGGTACTGCGTTTGGTTGGATACTTTGGACAACACAAACAGCTATTGTCGTTGTTTTTGGGGCACTATCTTTTATTTTACTCCCTATTTATTACAAGAAAAAATAA
- the radA gene encoding DNA repair protein RadA, whose translation MAKVKTAFFCQSCGAQTPKWMGQCPTCREWNTLVEEVIQKEEKTGWKAATTSGSTTKRVAKPLRVKEIDSTEEIRMNTLDYELNRVLGGGLVPGSMVLLGGEPGIGKSTLLLQISLRLPFKTLYVSGEESQKQIKMRAERINPVNDNCYILTETNTQNIFRQIEEIQPDVLIIDSIQTLHTDYIESSAGTVSQIKECTAELTKFAKETGTPVLIIGHITKDGSIAGPKMLEHMVDTVLQFEGDRNHVYRILRANKNRFGSTAELGIYEMQGSGLREVSNPSEILISHKDEELSGTAIAATLEGMRPLMVEVQALVSTAVYGTPQRSATGYNLKRLNMILAVLEKRAGFRLGQKDVFLNITGGITVDDPAIDLGVVASILSSDQDISIDKGVTFAGEVGLSGEIRPVNRVDQRIQEAEKLGFTQILVSKYNKIGYTGSGIKVILVTKIEDVVEHLFG comes from the coding sequence ATGGCAAAGGTAAAAACAGCTTTTTTCTGTCAAAGTTGCGGGGCTCAAACTCCTAAATGGATGGGACAATGTCCTACGTGTAGAGAGTGGAATACTCTTGTTGAAGAGGTTATTCAAAAAGAAGAAAAAACAGGATGGAAGGCTGCAACAACGTCTGGTTCTACAACAAAAAGAGTAGCAAAACCTTTACGTGTTAAAGAAATTGATAGTACGGAAGAAATTCGAATGAATACATTAGACTATGAGTTAAATCGCGTTCTTGGAGGTGGTTTGGTTCCTGGATCAATGGTTTTATTGGGTGGTGAACCTGGTATTGGTAAGAGTACTCTTTTATTGCAAATTTCTCTTCGCTTACCTTTTAAAACACTTTATGTATCTGGAGAGGAAAGTCAAAAACAGATTAAAATGCGTGCAGAACGTATTAATCCTGTAAATGACAATTGTTATATTCTGACTGAAACTAATACACAAAATATCTTTAGACAAATAGAAGAAATTCAACCTGATGTGTTGATCATCGACTCTATTCAAACTTTGCACACAGATTACATTGAATCTTCTGCAGGTACCGTTTCTCAGATTAAAGAATGTACGGCTGAATTGACAAAGTTTGCTAAAGAAACGGGAACTCCTGTCTTAATTATTGGCCACATTACAAAAGATGGAAGTATTGCCGGACCTAAAATGCTTGAGCATATGGTTGATACGGTATTACAATTTGAAGGGGATAGAAATCACGTGTATCGTATCTTAAGAGCTAATAAAAACCGTTTTGGTTCTACGGCTGAATTAGGTATCTACGAAATGCAAGGCAGTGGATTAAGGGAAGTTTCAAATCCTTCTGAAATACTTATCTCTCACAAAGACGAAGAATTGTCAGGAACAGCAATTGCCGCAACATTAGAGGGTATGCGCCCTTTAATGGTAGAAGTACAAGCATTAGTTAGCACAGCCGTTTACGGAACACCTCAACGTAGTGCTACGGGATACAATCTAAAGCGCTTAAATATGATTTTAGCTGTTTTAGAAAAGAGAGCTGGCTTTAGGTTAGGACAAAAAGACGTTTTCTTAAATATAACTGGAGGAATTACTGTTGATGATCCTGCAATTGACTTAGGGGTAGTTGCATCTATCCTTTCTTCCGATCAAGATATTTCTATTGACAAAGGAGTAACTTTTGCTGGGGAAGTTGGTTTATCTGGAGAAATCAGACCTGTTAATCGTGTTGATCAGCGTATTCAAGAGGCAGAAAAACTTGGATTTACTCAAATTTTAGTTTCTAAATACAACAAAATAGGCTATACAGGCTCAGGAATAAAAGTTATTTTAGTTACTAAAATAGAAGATGTAGTTGAACATTTATTTGGTTAA
- a CDS encoding trimeric intracellular cation channel family protein, with protein sequence MTTTFLNFWSSISFVDIIEFLGTCAFAISGIRMASAKSVDWFGAFVVGFVTATGGGTLRDLLLGVTPFWMLSSVYAWCTVLALGAVILFSKQLVRLNNTFLWFDSIGLGLFVVVGTEKTIGLGYPFWVVVIMATITGIVGGMVRDILINEIPAIFRQEWYALACIFGVMIYYFLAFIGLDEVFVQVSTAVAVFVIRLLATRYKLGLPTLKNEV encoded by the coding sequence ATGACTACTACGTTTTTGAATTTTTGGTCTTCCATAAGCTTTGTAGATATAATAGAATTTTTGGGTACTTGTGCGTTTGCGATATCTGGAATTCGTATGGCATCAGCTAAAAGTGTCGATTGGTTTGGAGCTTTTGTTGTAGGGTTTGTTACCGCAACAGGAGGAGGAACTTTACGTGATCTTTTATTAGGTGTTACTCCTTTTTGGATGCTATCAAGTGTCTATGCTTGGTGTACAGTTTTGGCTTTAGGAGCAGTTATTTTGTTTAGTAAACAATTAGTACGTCTCAACAATACATTCTTATGGTTTGACAGTATTGGATTAGGTTTGTTTGTAGTAGTAGGAACAGAAAAAACGATTGGTTTAGGTTATCCTTTTTGGGTAGTAGTTATTATGGCAACCATAACAGGTATAGTAGGAGGGATGGTAAGAGATATCTTAATTAATGAGATTCCTGCTATTTTTAGACAAGAATGGTATGCGTTAGCTTGTATTTTTGGGGTTATGATATATTATTTTTTAGCTTTTATAGGGTTAGATGAAGTTTTTGTTCAAGTGAGTACAGCAGTAGCTGTTTTTGTAATTCGCTTGCTTGCAACCCGTTATAAACTGGGGCTTCCGACACTAAAGAATGAAGTGTAA